In one Pelecanus crispus isolate bPelCri1 chromosome 12, bPelCri1.pri, whole genome shotgun sequence genomic region, the following are encoded:
- the RFFL gene encoding E3 ubiquitin-protein ligase rififylin isoform X1, which produces MWASCCNWFCVDGSPEEMQPQPQQGARAQAYSNPGYSSYPSPTASEQSCKACGVHFDNSSRKHICLDCKKNFCTSCSNQPEGGPLLCHLCQRFRATAFQREELIKMKVKDLRDYLALREISTELCREKEDLVFLILGQQPVITQEDQIRTNPFNTSASGQQDFVILPPTSIASSTSPDASPVSADPISSSLAQEHQQANGYVPLSQVGMTGVENAAEAPTEEETQSTDSEDNLVQGRKASLSDLTSIGDINALSVRQLKEILARNFVNYKGCCEKWELLERVTRLYKEKDLQHLVSDTDDQTGGAGLPGVEDNLCKICMDAPIDCVLLECGHMVTCTKCGKRMSECPICRQYVIRAVHVFKS; this is translated from the exons ATGTGGGCAAGCTGTTGTAATTGGTTTTGTGTGGATGGCTCACCCGAAGAGAtgcagccgcagccgcagcaGGGAGCCAGAGCCCAAGCCTATTCCAACCCCGGGTACAGCTCCTACCCGTCTCCCACGGCTTCTGAACAGAGCTGCAAAGCCTGCGGGGTGCACTTCGACAACTCCTCTAGGAAG CACATCTGCTTGGACTGTAAGAAGAATTTTTGTACGTCCTGCTCAAACCAGCCTGAAGGCGGTCCCCTTCTCTGCCATCTATGCCAGCGTTTCCGAGCCACAGCTTTTCAGCGGGAAGAGTTGATAAAGATGAAGGTGAAAGATCTACGAGACTATTTGGCACTCCGTGAGATTTCCACAGAGTTGTGTCGTGAGAAGGAGGACCTGGTATTTCTGATTCTTGGCCAGCAGCCTGTAATTACCCAGGAAGATCAGATAAGAACAAATCCATTTAATACTAGTGCCTCTGGACAGCAAGACTTTGTGATTCTCCCACCAACCAGCATAGCATCTTCTACCTCACCGGATGCGTCTCCCGTGTCTGCAGATCCCATCTCAAGTTCACTAGCTCAGGAACATCAGCAG GCAAATGGTTATGTGCCTCTAAGCCAAGTCGGTATGACAGGAGTTGAGAATGCAGCAGAAGCACCAACAGAGGAGGAGACACAG TCTACTGACTCAGAAGATAACCTGGtgcaggggaggaaggcttCTCTCTCTGATCTAACAAGCATTGGAGATATCAATGCACTCTCTGTGCGACAGCTGAAGGAAATTCTTGCTCGAAACTTTGTCAACTACAAAGGCTGCTGTGAAAAGTGGGAGCTGCTAGAGAGGGTGACTCGTCTTTATAAAGAGAAAGACCTTCAACATCTAG TTTCTGACACTGATGATCAAACTG GTGGTGCTGGGCTCCCTGGCGTGGAGGACAACCTCTGCAAAATCTGCATGGACGCACCCATTGACTGTGTCCTGCTGGAATGTGGCCACATGGTCACTTGCACCAAGTGTGGGAAGCGGATGAGCGAATGTCCCATATGCAGGCAGTATGTGATAAGGGCTGTCCATGTCTTTAAGTCCTAA
- the RFFL gene encoding E3 ubiquitin-protein ligase rififylin isoform X2, with translation MWASCCNWFCVDGSPEEMQPQPQQGARAQAYSNPGYSSYPSPTASEQSCKACGVHFDNSSRKHICLDCKKNFCTSCSNQPEGGPLLCHLCQRFRATAFQREELIKMKVKDLRDYLALREISTELCREKEDLVFLILGQQPVITQEDQIRTNPFNTSASGQQDFVILPPTSIASSTSPDASPVSADPISSSLAQEHQQSTDSEDNLVQGRKASLSDLTSIGDINALSVRQLKEILARNFVNYKGCCEKWELLERVTRLYKEKDLQHLVSDTDDQTGGAGLPGVEDNLCKICMDAPIDCVLLECGHMVTCTKCGKRMSECPICRQYVIRAVHVFKS, from the exons ATGTGGGCAAGCTGTTGTAATTGGTTTTGTGTGGATGGCTCACCCGAAGAGAtgcagccgcagccgcagcaGGGAGCCAGAGCCCAAGCCTATTCCAACCCCGGGTACAGCTCCTACCCGTCTCCCACGGCTTCTGAACAGAGCTGCAAAGCCTGCGGGGTGCACTTCGACAACTCCTCTAGGAAG CACATCTGCTTGGACTGTAAGAAGAATTTTTGTACGTCCTGCTCAAACCAGCCTGAAGGCGGTCCCCTTCTCTGCCATCTATGCCAGCGTTTCCGAGCCACAGCTTTTCAGCGGGAAGAGTTGATAAAGATGAAGGTGAAAGATCTACGAGACTATTTGGCACTCCGTGAGATTTCCACAGAGTTGTGTCGTGAGAAGGAGGACCTGGTATTTCTGATTCTTGGCCAGCAGCCTGTAATTACCCAGGAAGATCAGATAAGAACAAATCCATTTAATACTAGTGCCTCTGGACAGCAAGACTTTGTGATTCTCCCACCAACCAGCATAGCATCTTCTACCTCACCGGATGCGTCTCCCGTGTCTGCAGATCCCATCTCAAGTTCACTAGCTCAGGAACATCAGCAG TCTACTGACTCAGAAGATAACCTGGtgcaggggaggaaggcttCTCTCTCTGATCTAACAAGCATTGGAGATATCAATGCACTCTCTGTGCGACAGCTGAAGGAAATTCTTGCTCGAAACTTTGTCAACTACAAAGGCTGCTGTGAAAAGTGGGAGCTGCTAGAGAGGGTGACTCGTCTTTATAAAGAGAAAGACCTTCAACATCTAG TTTCTGACACTGATGATCAAACTG GTGGTGCTGGGCTCCCTGGCGTGGAGGACAACCTCTGCAAAATCTGCATGGACGCACCCATTGACTGTGTCCTGCTGGAATGTGGCCACATGGTCACTTGCACCAAGTGTGGGAAGCGGATGAGCGAATGTCCCATATGCAGGCAGTATGTGATAAGGGCTGTCCATGTCTTTAAGTCCTAA